The following are encoded together in the Leptospira langatensis genome:
- a CDS encoding RNA polymerase sigma factor, which translates to MNEVHTRIDELHRKEYGQILSVLVGMAGDLGIAEEVLQDAFLVALENWTKNGIPRKPGAWLTTVARNKLIDRFRKKRPDSVDPSILEGLIKMEEQSQEDDAEIPDERLKLIFTCCHPSLSTEQRIAITLHTLGGLSTAEIASAFLVPIPTIAQRLVRAKRKIKEEKIPYSVPSAEQLAERMDSVLTVLYLIFTEGYASTTGNKLIRGDLCEEAIRLCRVLELLVRSSPTKIDIPTVQYSEILGLLSLMLLNHSRRNARLGHNGELKLLNEQNRTLWITSEIQEGLGLVEKAFYMGHLGPYQIQAAISALHAKSPGPEYTSWKEIVHFYRILLSFLDTPVIRLNYAVAVSMAGNLEEGFAILDSIRIELEAFAPFYLAKADIQFRMGKIQEAKESYRDALELTQNEVEKEFIRKKICGLEEVN; encoded by the coding sequence ATGAATGAAGTACATACGCGAATAGACGAACTGCACCGTAAAGAATACGGCCAGATACTTTCTGTACTCGTCGGAATGGCAGGAGATCTGGGCATCGCAGAAGAAGTACTGCAGGATGCATTCCTGGTCGCTCTAGAAAATTGGACAAAAAACGGGATCCCTAGAAAGCCCGGTGCATGGCTGACCACAGTTGCAAGAAACAAGCTCATAGATCGATTCCGGAAAAAAAGACCGGACTCCGTAGATCCGAGCATTCTAGAAGGACTGATCAAAATGGAAGAGCAATCTCAAGAAGATGACGCGGAGATCCCAGACGAAAGGTTAAAGTTGATCTTTACATGCTGCCATCCTTCTCTTTCTACAGAACAGAGAATCGCAATCACATTACATACATTAGGTGGATTGAGCACAGCGGAAATTGCTTCTGCCTTTCTAGTTCCCATTCCTACGATCGCCCAAAGACTGGTTCGTGCAAAAAGAAAGATCAAAGAGGAGAAGATACCATATTCCGTTCCTTCTGCGGAACAATTGGCAGAAAGAATGGATTCGGTTCTTACCGTACTCTATCTGATCTTTACGGAAGGGTATGCGTCCACCACCGGCAACAAACTGATCAGAGGAGATCTATGCGAAGAAGCCATTCGTCTTTGTAGAGTCTTGGAATTGCTGGTTCGAAGCAGTCCGACAAAGATCGACATCCCTACTGTGCAATACTCCGAGATCTTGGGCTTACTTTCCCTAATGCTCCTGAACCATTCCAGAAGGAATGCGAGACTCGGGCACAATGGAGAATTAAAATTATTGAATGAACAAAATCGGACTCTCTGGATCACGTCCGAGATCCAAGAAGGATTGGGTCTGGTGGAAAAGGCATTTTATATGGGCCATCTAGGTCCGTACCAGATCCAAGCGGCGATTAGCGCTCTTCACGCTAAGTCCCCTGGTCCGGAATATACAAGTTGGAAGGAAATCGTCCACTTTTACCGGATCCTTCTGAGTTTCCTAGATACCCCTGTTATCCGATTGAACTATGCGGTTGCAGTCTCCATGGCAGGTAATTTGGAAGAAGGATTCGCGATCTTAGACTCGATCCGAATAGAATTAGAAGCGTTCGCACCCTTCTATTTAGCCAAGGCAGATATCCAATTCAGAATGGGGAAAATACAAGAGGCAAAAGAATCTTATAGAGACGCTCTCGAACTCACCCAGAATGAAGTGGAAAAGGAATTTATCCGAAAAAAGATCTGCGGCCTGGAGGAAGTAAATTAA
- a CDS encoding YciI family protein yields the protein MQYQLLIYVDEKDFADIPQSEFTQTSEDYKIFTENLIKASVFVSGERLHLSSSAATVRSKDGKIVSTHGPFAETKEQLGGFYIIDCKSLEEAIEWASQCPAAKRCAVEVRPIVAMK from the coding sequence ATGCAATACCAACTGCTTATCTACGTGGATGAAAAGGATTTCGCGGATATCCCTCAAAGCGAATTCACACAAACTTCCGAGGACTATAAGATCTTCACGGAGAATCTGATCAAGGCCTCCGTATTTGTATCCGGGGAAAGACTTCATTTGAGTTCTTCCGCTGCGACCGTTAGGAGCAAGGACGGCAAAATAGTCTCGACCCATGGCCCATTTGCAGAAACCAAAGAGCAACTCGGAGGATTCTATATCATAGACTGCAAAAGCCTGGAAGAAGCGATCGAGTGGGCCTCCCAATGTCCTGCCGCCAAACGCTGCGCAGTCGAAGTTCGCCCGATCGTAGCAATGAAATAA
- a CDS encoding MFS transporter: protein MRKQSLILVLTVFIDMMGFSLIFPVFPETLNHFLAQAGDPVLDLLAGLTSRILEGRIADWKLFVALFGGIVASLYSILQFLFSPIWGKLSDSTGRRPVLVFTCTGSFLGYLVWLFSGSFSLFVLSRLITGLMGGNISVATAAIADSTTEQDRSKGMGMIGAGIGLGFIAGPSLGGILAHTDPSYLFPFFPWEKMTIFPAVALMATCASLLNLLLVLFRFRETLPHNLRKAREGRMHPVLGVFDLGSKEILYIAFLNLFFLLFFSGFEFSLNFYLDQFLGFKPISIGYTFVYIGMIIVFIQGGVIRRMSGKVPEKKVGLLASFFLVIGFSLLYTASLLTPEESKYILFAALTFLAMGSAFLNPSISAIVSLFSAADEQGKNLGILRSLGSLGRGLSPILFSILYSQKGPQFSFLISGILSFVFLGLFLFVKQPNPKN, encoded by the coding sequence ATGAGGAAACAATCCCTTATCCTAGTCCTTACAGTTTTCATCGATATGATGGGATTCTCTCTCATCTTTCCTGTATTTCCTGAAACACTAAATCATTTTCTGGCCCAAGCGGGAGACCCTGTATTGGATCTTTTGGCAGGTCTCACTTCCAGGATCCTGGAAGGAAGGATTGCCGATTGGAAACTCTTCGTGGCCTTATTCGGTGGGATCGTAGCGAGTCTTTATTCCATTCTTCAGTTCTTATTCTCTCCGATCTGGGGAAAACTTTCCGACAGCACGGGACGACGACCTGTTTTAGTTTTTACTTGCACGGGTAGTTTCTTAGGTTATTTGGTTTGGCTCTTCTCCGGTAGTTTTTCCTTATTCGTTCTCTCCAGGCTGATCACCGGTTTGATGGGTGGGAATATTTCGGTCGCAACGGCAGCGATCGCAGATTCCACTACAGAGCAAGACAGAAGTAAGGGAATGGGAATGATTGGCGCAGGAATAGGCCTTGGCTTCATCGCAGGACCTTCTCTAGGTGGGATCTTAGCACATACGGATCCCTCTTATCTTTTCCCATTTTTCCCTTGGGAAAAAATGACGATCTTTCCCGCAGTTGCTTTGATGGCGACCTGCGCTTCTCTATTGAATTTACTCCTTGTACTATTTAGATTCAGGGAGACGCTTCCTCATAACTTAAGAAAAGCGAGAGAAGGAAGGATGCATCCCGTATTAGGAGTGTTCGATCTAGGCTCCAAGGAAATCCTATATATCGCTTTTCTAAATTTGTTTTTCCTATTATTCTTTTCCGGTTTCGAATTCTCTTTGAACTTCTATCTGGATCAGTTTTTAGGATTCAAACCGATCAGCATCGGATATACCTTCGTTTATATCGGAATGATCATCGTCTTTATCCAAGGCGGAGTGATCCGAAGAATGAGCGGCAAGGTCCCCGAAAAGAAAGTTGGCCTCCTCGCCTCCTTCTTCTTAGTGATCGGATTTTCACTCTTGTACACCGCTTCTTTACTAACACCCGAGGAATCCAAGTACATACTCTTTGCTGCCTTGACCTTTCTCGCGATGGGAAGTGCGTTCTTAAACCCTTCTATCTCCGCTATCGTTTCCTTATTCTCTGCTGCGGACGAACAAGGAAAGAATTTAGGGATCTTGAGGAGTTTAGGTTCTCTGGGAAGAGGACTCTCCCCTATTTTATTCAGTATTTTATACTCCCAAAAAGGCCCCCAATTCTCCTTTTTAATTTCAGGGATCCTAAGCTTCGTATTTTTAGGCTTGTTTCTCTTCGTAAAACAGCCAAATCCTAAGAATTAA
- a CDS encoding phasin-related domain-containing protein, which yields MEKALMDVLNAGIALFQSGEGKLKQSLADLDKVYQELKTKGSQDQSEQANRLRDLVQKTVWDAQEKLKTANDSSVAVVNQLKENFAKISTQIDEMLPEDIKTKAKAAIEELKKLTKK from the coding sequence ATGGAAAAAGCACTTATGGACGTTCTAAACGCCGGCATTGCACTCTTTCAATCTGGAGAAGGGAAACTCAAACAAAGTTTAGCAGACCTGGACAAGGTCTACCAAGAACTAAAAACTAAGGGATCTCAGGACCAATCCGAACAAGCAAATCGACTCCGGGATCTGGTTCAAAAAACCGTTTGGGACGCGCAGGAGAAACTGAAGACTGCGAACGATAGCTCTGTTGCAGTCGTAAATCAGCTCAAGGAAAACTTTGCCAAGATCTCAACTCAGATAGACGAAATGCTACCAGAGGATATTAAAACAAAGGCAAAGGCAGCAATCGAGGAATTGAAAAAACTCACCAAGAAGTAA
- a CDS encoding bifunctional nuclease domain-containing protein produces the protein MDLLEATIYNISLTNVGFAVFLKAKDDSDQRVVPIFIGPLETHSITSVLEGTKPPRPMTHDLMTILLTTLGVQIVKIAIEEIIDNTFYAKITLRKDEELIVLDARPSDSIALALRANAPIYLAKKVIEEAGIVMKDDEIPGETIGKEKISQLPKSQLEILQDSLDNALKAEDYETAAKIRDQIRKLLENPS, from the coding sequence ATGGATCTCTTGGAAGCGACCATATACAATATCTCTCTGACCAATGTCGGATTCGCTGTTTTTTTAAAGGCGAAGGACGATTCGGATCAGAGGGTGGTCCCGATTTTTATCGGCCCTTTAGAGACTCATTCCATTACTTCTGTCTTGGAAGGTACAAAACCTCCTAGGCCGATGACTCACGATCTGATGACGATCCTTCTGACTACTCTAGGAGTGCAGATCGTAAAGATCGCGATCGAAGAGATCATAGACAATACCTTCTACGCAAAGATCACTCTGAGAAAAGACGAGGAACTCATCGTTCTAGACGCTCGTCCGAGTGATTCCATTGCCTTGGCGCTTCGTGCGAATGCTCCCATTTATCTGGCAAAAAAGGTGATCGAAGAGGCGGGAATCGTCATGAAAGACGACGAGATCCCAGGAGAGACGATCGGAAAGGAAAAGATCTCCCAGTTGCCTAAATCCCAGTTGGAGATACTACAAGATTCCCTGGACAACGCTCTCAAGGCTGAGGACTACGAGACCGCCGCAAAGATCCGAGACCAAATCCGCAAACTTCTAGAGAATCCCTCCTAA
- a CDS encoding alpha/beta fold hydrolase: MDQTLARKVNPKPRRKGGSYSVGAEDIYIFPLSESTNLFLQKVWTAFVNKMVSMTLPNGKPVFQYSIFEAIQDKDLKIVASSTHFKMKQVTERIGVQSIEEFIKTTIPISIQDPDNLSAKYLREAIVSVEKKARPDVYFHSLHDERVHPNLKQLLTKTMNYAAGIPLFIKGFPIGMLWGIRRDNMTPEQEEEVRQQLYSLYDIVDFVISKEMGVKGDPYYARKNIEKSDLHSRAKHLFYTRGFGQAEPVTTIVFDSHTYQRSYRLDASYIIPSGDGYSVSLKRFEPKDRNDSGKNLLLIPGFFCRRSVMDKVARELCLRYGYRVFSMDMRGRSRRTLPLFGIREGWTVDDFIQEDFPAVLAWIRENFPNEKLVVVGHSMGGMIPRFYSSAYDEIVKRKSNSGITLPNPEETIAGIVSITSPNFIRLQAQIPGLDILKMGLKLVPSKTISDFLFDLTSFSLQTTLPTVDLNKFFKFLLGLHSSLRAVSFDLHAKVVNLRDFVGYKQISPPEWYFLIEDIFCEESTKVVLQFLRSQLSQDRSFLSYDGTLDYTALQKNLQVPLFSVLGSVDKVVPSETIENDLAALPHKKNKIVTYEQGHLGIVFHMPVVREMCAEIDTWIKGLNST, encoded by the coding sequence ATGGACCAGACCCTAGCCCGAAAGGTCAACCCCAAGCCCCGTAGAAAAGGCGGCTCGTATTCCGTAGGAGCCGAGGATATCTATATCTTCCCTCTCTCCGAGAGCACGAATCTGTTCCTACAGAAAGTATGGACTGCCTTCGTGAATAAGATGGTCTCCATGACCCTTCCGAACGGAAAGCCAGTATTCCAATATTCTATTTTCGAGGCCATTCAGGATAAGGATCTCAAGATCGTTGCCTCTTCTACTCATTTTAAGATGAAACAGGTCACGGAAAGGATCGGGGTCCAGAGTATCGAAGAATTCATCAAGACTACCATCCCTATTTCCATCCAGGATCCGGACAATCTTTCCGCCAAATACTTGAGAGAGGCGATTGTCTCCGTCGAGAAAAAGGCGAGACCGGATGTCTATTTCCATAGCTTGCACGACGAAAGAGTGCATCCCAATTTAAAGCAGCTTCTTACCAAGACAATGAACTATGCAGCGGGAATTCCTCTGTTTATCAAAGGCTTTCCGATCGGAATGCTTTGGGGGATCCGCAGGGACAATATGACTCCCGAGCAGGAAGAAGAAGTCCGCCAGCAATTGTACAGCCTCTACGATATCGTGGACTTCGTGATCTCCAAGGAAATGGGGGTCAAAGGCGATCCGTATTACGCAAGAAAGAATATAGAGAAATCGGACCTTCATTCCAGAGCTAAGCATCTCTTTTATACGAGAGGCTTTGGCCAAGCGGAACCGGTCACAACGATCGTATTCGATTCTCATACCTACCAAAGATCCTATCGTTTGGATGCGAGTTATATCATCCCTTCGGGAGATGGTTATTCCGTTAGCTTGAAACGATTCGAGCCAAAGGACAGGAACGATTCCGGCAAAAACCTTTTACTTATCCCAGGATTCTTCTGCAGAAGATCCGTTATGGACAAGGTGGCAAGAGAACTCTGCCTTCGTTACGGATATAGGGTCTTCTCCATGGATATGCGGGGAAGGTCCAGAAGGACGCTTCCCTTATTCGGGATCAGAGAAGGCTGGACTGTGGACGATTTTATCCAAGAGGATTTCCCAGCGGTGCTTGCTTGGATACGGGAGAATTTCCCGAATGAAAAACTCGTAGTAGTCGGTCATAGCATGGGGGGAATGATCCCTCGCTTCTACTCTTCCGCATATGACGAGATCGTAAAACGCAAATCCAATTCCGGCATAACACTTCCGAATCCGGAAGAAACGATCGCAGGGATCGTATCCATCACTTCTCCCAATTTCATCCGCTTACAAGCGCAGATCCCCGGCTTGGATATTCTGAAGATGGGCTTGAAATTGGTTCCTTCTAAAACGATTTCCGATTTTCTGTTCGATCTTACTTCCTTCTCTTTGCAGACTACTCTGCCTACCGTTGACTTGAATAAATTCTTCAAGTTCCTTCTAGGACTTCATTCTTCTTTGCGTGCCGTCTCGTTCGACTTACACGCGAAGGTGGTCAACCTGAGAGACTTCGTGGGATACAAACAGATCTCTCCTCCAGAATGGTATTTTCTGATCGAAGATATTTTCTGCGAAGAGTCTACGAAGGTTGTTCTACAATTTTTGAGATCTCAATTGAGCCAAGACCGATCCTTCCTTTCTTATGACGGAACTCTGGATTACACCGCTCTACAGAAAAATTTGCAGGTCCCACTTTTTTCCGTTCTCGGTTCCGTGGACAAAGTGGTCCCGAGCGAAACCATCGAGAACGATTTAGCTGCACTTCCTCACAAAAAGAATAAGATCGTTACCTATGAACAGGGACACTTAGGTATCGTTTTTCATATGCCTGTAGTGAGAGAAATGTGCGCCGAAATCGACACCTGGATTAAAGGATTAAACTCGACTTGA